In the genome of Hymenobacter cellulosivorans, one region contains:
- a CDS encoding AlbA family DNA-binding domain-containing protein — protein sequence MSIKEIILHSGESVYVDFKQTAYKPEIFFDFIKDVMAMANAPVEEDRFLIVGVKHYVNNDRDIIGLTPDDLLDDAVYHKLLHDHIEPPIPFECSYVMVGEKMVGVFRIYNTQPPYMMRKDFERGKQKLLIGDSFIRVGTTTARVRRADIDQMFARRLAADPFAGKIDVQLEVDGQLLTTARTCSVGDFPSEAARQKITHILEEKREKLQQQQAAEALRKQQASENWSTHAISQALQQMQFPKGVDLSGMSIIGSNGPSRYEDRSIEQLEENLQHVKETYREEDLYAKFEEKAHKLNFIVLNNSEQYVEDCSLTITLQHGAGVDIATKIIQRPQPPSAFGYTPPRPMPMGYPFVEQQADQYLIRDSIKSLKHGIDNRAFQEPLRVFVPPQASGQQLRFQLTLTAKNLRKPVVNEVLLTIL from the coding sequence ATGAGTATTAAGGAGATAATCTTACATTCGGGAGAAAGTGTCTATGTAGATTTCAAACAAACCGCCTATAAACCGGAGATTTTTTTCGACTTCATTAAGGATGTAATGGCAATGGCTAATGCGCCGGTTGAGGAAGATAGATTTCTCATTGTAGGCGTAAAACACTACGTCAATAATGACCGCGACATCATTGGCTTAACGCCGGATGATCTGCTGGATGATGCTGTTTACCATAAGCTACTGCATGATCATATTGAGCCCCCCATTCCATTCGAGTGCTCCTATGTTATGGTAGGGGAGAAAATGGTAGGTGTATTCAGAATATATAATACCCAGCCACCTTACATGATGCGCAAGGATTTTGAGCGCGGTAAACAGAAGTTGCTGATAGGAGACTCTTTCATCCGAGTTGGTACCACGACGGCCCGGGTCAGGCGGGCCGATATTGACCAGATGTTTGCCCGCCGCCTGGCAGCAGACCCGTTTGCAGGTAAGATCGACGTGCAATTAGAAGTGGATGGTCAACTACTCACTACTGCGCGCACTTGCTCAGTGGGGGATTTTCCTTCTGAAGCGGCCCGTCAGAAGATAACTCATATACTGGAGGAAAAGCGGGAAAAGCTGCAGCAACAGCAGGCCGCTGAGGCCTTGCGAAAGCAGCAGGCATCGGAGAATTGGAGCACTCATGCTATTTCACAAGCCTTGCAGCAAATGCAATTCCCCAAAGGGGTTGACTTGTCAGGTATGAGTATCATAGGGTCAAACGGGCCATCCAGGTACGAGGACCGAAGCATCGAGCAGCTGGAAGAGAACCTGCAGCATGTGAAAGAAACCTACCGAGAAGAGGACCTGTACGCCAAATTCGAGGAGAAAGCCCACAAGCTCAATTTCATTGTGCTGAATAACAGCGAGCAGTACGTAGAAGATTGTTCCCTCACGATTACGCTTCAGCACGGTGCCGGCGTGGACATTGCCACGAAAATCATCCAGCGGCCGCAACCACCGTCCGCCTTTGGTTACACCCCGCCGCGCCCTATGCCAATGGGGTATCCTTTCGTGGAGCAGCAGGCCGATCAGTACCTGATCCGGGATAGTATCAAAAGCTTGAAACATGGAATTGATAACCGGGCATTCCAGGAGCCGTTGCGGGTTTTTGTACCCCCGCAGGCCTCCGGCCAGCAGCTGCGTTTCCAACTGACGCTGACGGCTAAAAACCTGCGTAAACCAGTAGTCAACGAGGTGCTTCTTACCATTCTATAG
- a CDS encoding HNH endonuclease, which yields MNCYFCGVELTAANNSPEHIIQKAIGGAIVGWELLCRSCNSGPASRIDKDFVRFTSYLYRMVLQAKPTSRVSDSLMGITESGEEVRFGPDMVMDTKVEIALPDGQKLAFTAPPDEAEKKAFKRLSQFQGKFSQLDPKRMIANAQRGKIKLDELIYFTNHNAKQSKVGGPEFFRGIKKIAVNFYLSKKHPQSYIQDIINQVKEGKPARRVISTFHYPMSHTIHELGEKEISHVMKLVGDPDLGVLYFYIELFNTSHSLILLDRYYYGPAIDEQYCYDVLIGVEIEKPIRLLFENRLLMLRSFDHEWNTNPQAEAAYRRTRKVLEDSLRVKGLIV from the coding sequence GAATTGCTACTTCTGTGGAGTAGAACTCACCGCCGCTAACAACAGCCCAGAGCACATTATTCAGAAGGCTATTGGGGGTGCCATCGTTGGATGGGAACTGCTTTGCAGGTCATGCAACAGCGGTCCCGCAAGTCGTATAGATAAGGATTTCGTCCGCTTTACATCCTACTTGTATAGAATGGTTTTACAGGCGAAACCTACATCTAGAGTTAGTGACAGCCTAATGGGAATCACTGAATCTGGTGAGGAAGTTAGGTTCGGACCCGATATGGTAATGGACACAAAGGTGGAGATAGCACTACCCGATGGACAGAAGCTTGCCTTTACAGCACCACCTGATGAAGCTGAAAAGAAGGCTTTCAAAAGGCTTAGTCAGTTTCAAGGCAAATTTTCTCAGTTAGATCCCAAGAGGATGATTGCCAATGCTCAAAGAGGCAAAATCAAGTTAGACGAGTTGATATACTTCACAAACCATAACGCCAAACAAAGCAAAGTAGGAGGCCCAGAGTTTTTCAGGGGCATTAAGAAGATTGCGGTTAACTTTTATCTTAGTAAAAAACACCCTCAATCTTACATACAAGATATTATCAATCAGGTGAAAGAGGGAAAACCTGCACGTCGTGTGATATCCACCTTTCATTACCCTATGTCTCATACTATACATGAGTTGGGCGAAAAGGAAATTTCACACGTGATGAAGTTAGTAGGCGACCCAGACTTAGGAGTACTTTACTTCTACATAGAGCTTTTCAATACCAGTCACTCACTGATTCTCCTTGACAGATACTATTATGGCCCTGCAATTGACGAGCAGTACTGTTATGATGTGTTAATTGGTGTTGAAATAGAGAAGCCTATAAGGCTGCTCTTCGAGAACCGTTTACTAATGTTGAGGTCATTCGACCACGAGTGGAATACTAACCCTCAAGCAGAAGCCGCTTATAGACGTACCCGCAAAGTTTTGGAAGATTCCCTAAGAGTAAAGGGTCTTATCGTTTAA
- a CDS encoding helix-turn-helix domain-containing protein — translation MKTPSSPTSASAQAARKSRALIVPAEVLALPDITLTAKLILAEVLDLYKVSGKVFASDEHFALRLGIGIRTVGDAIKQLNSYDLLTRSFDPKARQKRLLIPKLPNPSPASAQEKSLRNPQEQEAAEPADSAESACEFRNESLQNPQGVPAKSADINTRINTKVNSNQTPIGGSAARAAPQKKLGIGEESASAKDLTSAPSSSPVAAAPPSSPLLSPKPSQQAALALLASLQFPAGATQQLRDVFTSWVTFRQKRGRPLTVESFQMQVDELAEYNEEFSLALLHAAIKNGTQGLTYPETKRKYSLWLTNPHANTAQYSRRLAAAQQRLHAPVNVSYGQL, via the coding sequence ATGAAGACGCCCTCCTCTCCTACCTCGGCCTCGGCCCAAGCGGCGCGTAAATCCCGCGCCCTGATCGTTCCGGCAGAAGTCCTGGCCCTTCCGGACATTACGCTCACCGCCAAGCTCATCTTGGCTGAAGTACTGGACCTCTATAAAGTCAGCGGCAAAGTCTTCGCCAGCGACGAGCACTTCGCACTGCGCCTGGGCATTGGTATTCGTACTGTCGGCGACGCTATCAAGCAGCTGAACAGCTACGACCTGCTTACCCGGAGCTTCGACCCGAAAGCCCGCCAGAAGCGCCTGCTGATTCCTAAACTCCCCAACCCTAGCCCAGCTTCGGCACAGGAAAAGTCCCTGCGGAATCCGCAGGAACAAGAGGCTGCTGAGCCGGCAGATTCTGCGGAAAGTGCCTGCGAATTCCGCAACGAGTCCCTGCAGAATCCGCAAGGAGTCCCTGCGAAATCTGCCGACATAAATACCAGGATAAATACCAAAGTAAATTCCAATCAAACCCCTATCGGGGGTAGCGCAGCTCGGGCTGCGCCTCAAAAAAAATTGGGAATAGGGGAAGAATCTGCCTCAGCTAAAGACCTGACGTCAGCCCCTTCATCCTCCCCTGTTGCGGCCGCCCCTCCTTCTTCCCCACTGCTGTCGCCCAAGCCTTCCCAGCAAGCTGCACTGGCATTGCTGGCTAGCCTGCAGTTCCCTGCCGGGGCGACTCAGCAGCTCCGCGATGTGTTCACTTCTTGGGTCACCTTCCGCCAGAAACGGGGCCGCCCATTGACTGTGGAATCTTTCCAGATGCAGGTCGATGAGTTGGCCGAATACAACGAAGAATTCAGCTTGGCTCTTCTGCATGCCGCTATCAAGAACGGCACTCAGGGGCTAACCTATCCCGAAACAAAACGCAAATACAGCCTCTGGCTTACCAATCCCCATGCAAACACTGCACAATATTCTCGCCGCCTCGCCGCTGCTCAGCAACGTCTCCATGCCCCTGTCAACGTCTCCTATGGCCAGCTTTAA
- a CDS encoding tyrosine-type recombinase/integrase — protein sequence MCSTPRTAAPVWCEPSSNGSATCRRRAAVRGQSTGPLFLSFRRGQHLSKRRLNTDAINLIVQQYLGKQYTSHSLRASFVTIAKLKGIDDSKIMNQTKHKTTAMIRRYMRIDSVRQHNAAQEIGL from the coding sequence CTGTGTTCTACTCCCCGGACCGCCGCACCTGTCTGGTGCGAGCCGTCATCGAATGGGTCAGCTACCTGCAGGCGCAGGGCCGCAGTACGGGGCCAAAGCACGGGGCCACTATTTCTGTCCTTTCGCCGCGGCCAGCACCTGAGCAAGCGTCGGCTCAATACCGACGCCATCAACCTGATTGTGCAGCAGTACCTGGGCAAGCAGTATACCTCGCACTCGCTGCGGGCCTCCTTCGTGACCATTGCTAAACTCAAAGGCATCGATGACAGCAAGATCATGAATCAGACCAAGCACAAAACCACGGCCATGATTCGCCGCTACATGCGTATTGATAGCGTCCGGCAACATAATGCCGCCCAGGAAATCGGGTTGTAA